A region of Lathamus discolor isolate bLatDis1 chromosome 14, bLatDis1.hap1, whole genome shotgun sequence DNA encodes the following proteins:
- the DYNLL2 gene encoding dynein light chain 2, cytoplasmic isoform X2 — MSDRKAVIKNADMSEDMQQDAVDCATQAMEKYNIEKDIAAYIKKEFDKKYNPTWHCIVGRNFGSYVTHETKHFIYFYLGQVAILLFKSG; from the exons ATGTCTGACAGAAAGGCTGTGATCAAGAATGCGGACATGTCTGAGGACATGCAGCAAGATGCTGTGGACTGTGCTACACAGGCAATGGAGAAGTACAACATAGAAAAGGACATTGCAGCATATATAAAGAAG gaATTTGACAAGAAATACAACCCAACTTGGCACTGCATTGTTGGCAGAAACTTTGGCAGCTATGTAACACACGAGACAAAGCACTTCATCTATTTTTACTTGGGTCAGGTTGCAATTCTTCTCTTCAAGTCTGGATAG
- the DYNLL2 gene encoding dynein light chain 2, cytoplasmic isoform X1, which yields MFCLRFTMSDRKAVIKNADMSEDMQQDAVDCATQAMEKYNIEKDIAAYIKKEFDKKYNPTWHCIVGRNFGSYVTHETKHFIYFYLGQVAILLFKSG from the exons ATGTTCTGTCTTAGGTTCACGATGTCTGACAGAAAGGCTGTGATCAAGAATGCGGACATGTCTGAGGACATGCAGCAAGATGCTGTGGACTGTGCTACACAGGCAATGGAGAAGTACAACATAGAAAAGGACATTGCAGCATATATAAAGAAG gaATTTGACAAGAAATACAACCCAACTTGGCACTGCATTGTTGGCAGAAACTTTGGCAGCTATGTAACACACGAGACAAAGCACTTCATCTATTTTTACTTGGGTCAGGTTGCAATTCTTCTCTTCAAGTCTGGATAG